Below is a genomic region from Syngnathus typhle isolate RoL2023-S1 ecotype Sweden linkage group LG3, RoL_Styp_1.0, whole genome shotgun sequence.
ACTCTCGGGTGCTCTTCATCAGACTCATCTTCATCAGATTCAGGGAGACCACATCCTTGGAAATCATCCAACCGAGAGACAGAGGCATTTGTGTTTTCGGAGTCCTCAGCTTCTGGTTCCATTTCCGATTCACTTGTAAAGTCCTCAGCGTCTCCAGTGATACCTTGGTTGGAAGACAAACACCTCTTTAAATTCACTAGATATTCAAATTGTTGCTTCACACGTCTTCCAGAGAGTGTCACTTTGCTTTTTGCACTTTGATTCAAGCTGTAAATGGAATGGTATGTAATATCATGAGGAAAACAGCCTCCACCTTCCAAGTgaacaagaaaaagaattagATGGATGCACTCCAAGTTCTCTTGTTTATAAAAGGAGGGTTGCTGTCACCTTAACAAGTGTGGCAGCAGCAACATTTCCATTTATGACTGTTTCATATATTGAGGAAATGGGCCGACAGCTTTTGGGGTTATAAAATGCCAATATATTtttaactgaataaaaaaaaaactgtcaccaCGGACATTGGTTTAGTAGAAAAGCAATTCTTCAAGACAATCTGGTCATGACATTGTCATGCCGTCACCACAAGGTGGTATCATAGTTGTGGTTATTTTGGAGGGAGTGAGCCTAATTCAACAGAAGATATACAGGCTCTTCTGTAGAACTCTCTTCTCACTTGGTTCCACTTCATGTTACCACCTTTGGTGCAGCAAGAAGTTCTGCTTCCAAGTAAGGCATTCATTTTGCTACCATGGACTGTCTCCATGACAACAGGACGTCGACACCTTTGAAAGAATTACTGATCTCTTGCTCCGAGGCATGACCCCCTTCAGGACTGACCTCGAGCTGATTAGATGTTTCCATTGTGTTGCCTCAGCCAAGGAGTTGATGTGATGTATGTCTTGTATGGATATGTTTGGAGTTGGGAGGTACTGATAGAGTAGCCTTGTCTAGGTAAACGTATTTTGTCTTCCCCTAGTTAAGCTCTTGTGTCATTGAAGCACAATTGAACACAATTAACACTCATACAGATTTGTCTTTAAATAAATAgcagtttgctttttttttagtaaacaaGCAGAATCTTTACTTACTATAATTATGTGTAAGTCTGTTTATACAAAAGAAACCACCAGATGCTTATTAAGATATTTTAGGTAGATGAAATGGATTAAGTCAATGGCTACTTACATAGTTCATAGTCCCTTTTTTCATCCATGAAATGAGTCCTTTTCTCCTATTCATTGAGATCCAGCTTTGtactttttatttcctttttattttccagGTCCCAAGATGAAAAATTAGAATCCAAGCAGAGAAGAGATAAATTAGAGTGAATTATAGGTGTTTGGGTCAAGCACCAACTGTCTGGAATGCCGCTTTGCTCCTTCGCTACTCTATTTAAAGAGCATGAAGAGGTGTCCATGCTCTCTTGGACACAGCTGACTTAGCATCTCACATGGTTGCAGTAAGGAAAGATCATGCCCTCGACAATAGTTTAGATAGATTTAAAAGATATTAACATTGAATTAAAAGGAGATTATAACCTTTGTGAATGTGTAACAATGGTCCTAAATGATTCATTTgatgaaaataattttatttgctTTGTCTTCTGTTGTAAAGCATGCAGGAAGCCTCATTGTCTTGTGGCGTTCCACAGGGGTCAACTTGGGGGCCACTGATGTTTAAGTGTATTCTGGGTTTCATCTTTAGAAGGCATATTTGCCTTTCTGGATGAGTTGAGGGTGTGTCACACAGCAGTTAAGACGGCCTGCACTAACCACACATCACAAGAATGCAGACAAAACAgttaaaatgtctttaattATTAACATCACAATGATAAGTTTTACCTTGCACAGAGCAGAGCACTCTTCACTTCTGCTTTGGAAGTTCATCTCGGTGACTCTGGAAGTTATCCAAAATGAAATTCGACAATATACTTTCAGAAATAGGTGGCGTTGGAaaatttcaaattaaattaatCTTGATCCAGGTCCTATCTCGAATCACGGTACCTTGTCACTTCCTGCTCAATAACTTCATGGCCGGGGTTCCCGTTCACCACTGCGATATCAGCACTCTGGATAACTTAAGCATCTCCTCGAATTTAACTTTGGAACAGAAGCTGAGCGTTAATATTCCGACAGAGACAGACGGGACTCTGAGCTCCTGTATGATGTTTTCCGAGCCTCGATATCCAAACAGCAGTGAGGAGTCATCGGTTGTTCAGTGTCAAAACGGATGGGTATACGacaaaacctattttaaatcgaCAATAGCGACAGAGgtaagttcatttttttttaatttgatgggAAAAAGGAAAGTGAGCCTACATATATTAGTGATTATTTTAGAATTAATTCTGCTAAGGTAATTAGCTGTCTTAATAGCATTCCTACAACTAATTAAATTACAGTAtagcaaaatctttttttttcttcacagtgGGATCTTGTGTGCAGCAGGAAAGGTATGAACAAAGCAACAGCCACCATCTTCTTCATTGGGGTTATGTTAGGAGCGCCTTTGTTTGGATTTCTTAGTGACAGGTAGCTGGAATTCAATTCTTGTATCATAGAAACAAACTTGTTGTCGTGCAATAAATACAGagtgtgatgattttttttttctaaccagATTTGGCAGACGCCGGCTGCTCTTGGTGTCCTATCTGACAACTATGACATTTGCCGTCCTAAGTGCGCTCTCCCCGTCCTATGCAATGTTTGGAGTTATGCGTTTTTTCACTGGGATGTCCATTGCTGGAATAAGTATCATCTCAATTGTTCTAAGTATGtaaagtcacttttttttttttttcaaggtgaAATATTGAACCACGTTGGCTGAGATGTATTTTCCCAGATTTAGAGTGGTTGGGCGTAGAACAGAGGACACTCTATGGTATCATCTTCAGCCTTGATTGGACACTTGGAAGCTGCATTTTGGTCGGAATGGCATATTTTGTAAATGAGTGGAGGTTGCTCATTCTGGCCGTGACCTCGCCCTTGATATTGGCCCTGGTTGCTTGGAGGTATTCAAGGGTCAGACCGTCCTAATGTGTGTCGAAATACTTTGGAGGTGACATCGTATTTTTACGTCCAGGTGGCTTCCGGAGTCTGGAAGGTGGCTTGTGGCTAAAGGAAAGATCGATGATGCCCATTATTACATCAATCAATGTGCAGAAATGAACAACAGACGCAAATGCATGGCCAATATCACGCCTAGGGTTTGTTCGTTTTTGCTTCGGTTCAATCAGGTGACCGTGAATGGAATTGTGTATTTGCTCTACAGGCATTATTGGAATCGGTCGAAACCCACACCGATGACAGGAAGTACACTTTTATCGATCTTTTCAAAACGGCGAGTTTAAGGAAACTCGGCATATGCCTTGGGATTGTATGGTAAGGTTTAAAAGAACGGGTGATGATTACGTACTTTTCTTTGTCGCTAAGTAATTCTTTGATCTTGCAGGTAAATCAAAAACTAATTACATAGCAGGAGCTCAAAGGTTGCACCTTTGTTGAAATATTAAAAGTGTTAGTTTAACATTTGTAGAAGCACAAATTAAATACAGTGTGTTAAATAGTGAGTGTTACAGGAGAGGTTATGTAGATTTCTGAACTTTGGACAGAGCCAGCTAATCAATGTCTGACTTACCGCATAAATgtcattttgttattgattgtaTCAAGAAAGCTAAACTTCTGAAAGCTAAGGAGCTTTAGGGTGGAGTTTCTATTTTTGAATTGGTCTGTTTCTTCTTTCAGGTTTGGCGTAGCGTTTACTTACTATGGAATAAGTCTCAACATCACTGGGTTTGGATTAAACCTGTACCTCACTCACTTTGTATTTTTATCAATTGAAGTACCAATGAAGATTGCCATTTATTTCGTATTGGAAAAAATTGGGAGAAGCCCAGCTCAGGCTGGGACAATGCTGTCAACTGGTCTCTTCCTTTTCATCAACATGTTTGTCTCAAAAGGTTTCTGCTTCTTACATTCTGGGAGGAACTTACATACAATGTATCTTCTGACAAAATGTTTAAACATCCTTCAGATAAGTGGATCGTTCGTACGATTATCGGAGTTCTAGGAAAAGCCGTGTCGGAAGCATCGTTCACAATCATATTCTTCTACACGATTGAGCTCTATCCCACAGTTATACGGTTAGTCAGTAACAAGTTTAGTCAACCATTTTTACCGTTCCAATCTGGTGTTGCCTGACATgaaccattttctttttttcttctatcaTCCAGACAGAACGGTCTTGGCTATACTTCCTTTGTAGCTCGACTAGCTGTGTCCATATCTCCATTGATCATGCTTCTTGAAGATGTGTGGCCTCTCCTACCACCTATGACTTATTGCGCAACGGCGGTTGTGCCCGGTTTAGTGGCCATACTCCTGCCTGAAACTAATAATACCAGAATGCCTGAGTTCATAGAGGACCTTGACATACCAAGGTAAAGTGGAAAACAAGCTTGCTACTATGCTGTTCAAGACACTGCTGTACTACCCGAGTAATGTGTTATActggtttgcatttttttttttcatttgaacacTTATTTGAAAATAGTTTTTCCTGGATTAAATGACTAATCT
It encodes:
- the LOC133150899 gene encoding solute carrier family 22 member 7-like; this translates as MKFDNILSEIGGVGKFQIKLILIQVLSRITVPCHFLLNNFMAGVPVHHCDISTLDNLSISSNLTLEQKLSVNIPTETDGTLSSCMMFSEPRYPNSSEESSVVQCQNGWVYDKTYFKSTIATEWDLVCSRKGMNKATATIFFIGVMLGAPLFGFLSDRFGRRRLLLVSYLTTMTFAVLSALSPSYAMFGVMRFFTGMSIAGISIISIVLNLEWLGVEQRTLYGIIFSLDWTLGSCILVGMAYFVNEWRLLILAVTSPLILALVAWRWLPESGRWLVAKGKIDDAHYYINQCAEMNNRRKCMANITPRALLESVETHTDDRKYTFIDLFKTASLRKLGICLGIVWFGVAFTYYGISLNITGFGLNLYLTHFVFLSIEVPMKIAIYFVLEKIGRSPAQAGTMLSTGLFLFINMFVSKDKWIVRTIIGVLGKAVSEASFTIIFFYTIELYPTVIRQNGLGYTSFVARLAVSISPLIMLLEDVWPLLPPMTYCATAVVPGLVAILLPETNNTRMPEFIEDLDIPREKITRGKTI